The Arachis ipaensis cultivar K30076 chromosome B07, Araip1.1, whole genome shotgun sequence genome includes a window with the following:
- the LOC110264398 gene encoding uncharacterized protein LOC110264398 isoform X1 — protein sequence MCMHHLTNVIPRYRLKVVVLDETGQGIFVLFDRETTYLVKKTCADLFNDVQKDSKVLCGDEYPIIFRNLEGKKVLLKVDTKSLGVDRYFGTFRVKRICDDAAILSMFELAQTEITPLKDAPIPVFGPELGETSNTKCVENTVMSSFLQKGANVARLDDIHLDMDGVKEVDIQDHSIDSDENVVLSDDIASLIRSDVEETQDLLSHLLDDSRKVNVSNVVQKDVVCLKVKRNHEADFEKDLEDTVAHCSKIIKIEYI from the exons ATGTGCATGCATCATTTGACAAATGTGATCCCAAG gtATAGGCTCAAGGTAGTTGTATTAGATGAAACTGGACAGGGTATATTTGTCCTCTTTGATCGTGAAACAACCTATTTGGTTAAAAAAACATGTGCTGACCTATTTAATGATGTACAGAAAGATTCAAAG GTCCTCTGTGGGGATGAATACCCTATCATTTTTAGAAATTTAGAGGGCAAAAAAGTCTTGCTAAAAGTGGATACTAAGTCTCTTGGTGTTGATAGATATTTTGGAACTTTTCGTGTGAAGAGGATTTGTGATGATGCTGCAATTCTTTCAATGTTTGAGCTTGCTCAGACTGAAATAACACCTTTGAAG GATGCACCTATTCCTGTATTTGGCCCTGAGCTGGGTGAAACTTCTAATACAAAATGTGTAGAGAATACTGTTATGTCATCTTTTCTTCAGAAAGGAGCAAATGTTGCTAGACTTGATGATATACACTTAGATATGGATGGTGTTAAGGAGGTTGATATTCAGGACCATTCTATTGATAGTGATGAGAATGTGGTGTTGTCGGATGATATTGCCTCACTTATTCGGTCTGATGTTGAGGAGACTCAG GATTTGCTCTCACACCTTTTAGATGACTCAAGGAAAGTTAATGTGTCTAATGTTGTTCAGAAAGATGTAGTATGTTTAAAAGTGAAGAGAAATCATGAGGCTGACTTTGAGAAGGATCTTGAGGATACTGTTGCTCATTGCTCTAAGATAATCAAGATTGAATATATTTAA
- the LOC110264398 gene encoding uncharacterized protein LOC110264398 isoform X2, whose amino-acid sequence MCMHHLTNVIPRYRLKVVVLDETGQGIFVLFDRETTYLVKKTCADLFNDVLCGDEYPIIFRNLEGKKVLLKVDTKSLGVDRYFGTFRVKRICDDAAILSMFELAQTEITPLKDAPIPVFGPELGETSNTKCVENTVMSSFLQKGANVARLDDIHLDMDGVKEVDIQDHSIDSDENVVLSDDIASLIRSDVEETQDLLSHLLDDSRKVNVSNVVQKDVVCLKVKRNHEADFEKDLEDTVAHCSKIIKIEYI is encoded by the exons ATGTGCATGCATCATTTGACAAATGTGATCCCAAG gtATAGGCTCAAGGTAGTTGTATTAGATGAAACTGGACAGGGTATATTTGTCCTCTTTGATCGTGAAACAACCTATTTGGTTAAAAAAACATGTGCTGACCTATTTAATGAT GTCCTCTGTGGGGATGAATACCCTATCATTTTTAGAAATTTAGAGGGCAAAAAAGTCTTGCTAAAAGTGGATACTAAGTCTCTTGGTGTTGATAGATATTTTGGAACTTTTCGTGTGAAGAGGATTTGTGATGATGCTGCAATTCTTTCAATGTTTGAGCTTGCTCAGACTGAAATAACACCTTTGAAG GATGCACCTATTCCTGTATTTGGCCCTGAGCTGGGTGAAACTTCTAATACAAAATGTGTAGAGAATACTGTTATGTCATCTTTTCTTCAGAAAGGAGCAAATGTTGCTAGACTTGATGATATACACTTAGATATGGATGGTGTTAAGGAGGTTGATATTCAGGACCATTCTATTGATAGTGATGAGAATGTGGTGTTGTCGGATGATATTGCCTCACTTATTCGGTCTGATGTTGAGGAGACTCAG GATTTGCTCTCACACCTTTTAGATGACTCAAGGAAAGTTAATGTGTCTAATGTTGTTCAGAAAGATGTAGTATGTTTAAAAGTGAAGAGAAATCATGAGGCTGACTTTGAGAAGGATCTTGAGGATACTGTTGCTCATTGCTCTAAGATAATCAAGATTGAATATATTTAA